In the Macrobrachium rosenbergii isolate ZJJX-2024 chromosome 23, ASM4041242v1, whole genome shotgun sequence genome, one interval contains:
- the LOC136851457 gene encoding cytochrome P450 2L1-like: MILELIIFLSLVLILRHWLKRPKGLPPGPLGYPIFGSGVCFQMKQVLNYQKKYGDVFMLEFAGVKFLYICDYKLMKDALGRTEFSDRPNLEGFHFMTDGKEAGVIMSNGQRWVNARRFLLRNLRDLGMGKSSLDEAIIHEARYLIEDFQQYAGKPSKFPESLNIAVLNVVWQMVAGRRYDLYDEEVCDFIKIMKTLQDDSVGFFILETCPILKKILPKFVINKFFRMEVLDQTVVAAKKLFGKTIEARKAELDVNHAENVIDEYLIQMSDKTDIAEFFSEVDLMRVIFDLFSAGFDTTSNMLRWMILFAAKYPDIQKRVQEQIDEVVPRGEFPTNQHKSQLPLLEAFIHEVLRMSSLIPFGVIHATNVDTHLAGYLVPKGAYVFSMAGFSHQDPRYWESPLEFKIERFLDEEGKFISHKEGFAPFLIGKRSCLGESLARMELSIFSAALFQNFTFSPLEGQEVDLTPQNIPMANFVKDQDFLISVRN, translated from the exons ATGATTCTCGAACTCATTATCTTCCTCTCACTCGTTCTCATCCTTCGCCATTGGCTCAAGAGACCTAAGGGATTGCCTCCAg GTCCACTTGGGTATCCGATTTTCGGCTCCGGCGTCTGTTTTCAGATGAAGCAAGTACTGAATTACCAGAAGAAATATGGAGACGTCTTCAT GCTAGAATTCGCCGGAGTGAAATTTCTCTACATCTGCGACTACAAACTGATGAAGGACGCCCTGGGAAGGACCGAGTTCTCGGACCGTCCGAATTTAGAAGGATTCCACTTCATGACCGACGGGAAGGAAGCAG GTGTGATCATGAGCAACGGTCAAAGGTGGGTCAATGCCCGACGGTTCCTCCTCCGGAACCTGAGAGATTTGGGCATGGGCAAATCGAGCCTGGACGAAGCCATCATCCACGAGGCCCGATACCTGATCGAGGACTTCCAGCAATACGCTGGAAAGCCTTCCAAGTTTCCAGAGTCTCTGAATATCGCCGTTCTGAATGTAGTCTGGCAAATGGTTGCAG GTCGGAGGTACGACTTATACGACGAGGAGGTCTGCGATTTCATCAAGATCATGAAAACACTCCAGGACGACTCCGTCGGGTTTTTCATCCTCGAAACTTGCCCGATCTTGAAGAAAATTCTCCCAAAATTTGTCATCAACAAATTCTTCCGAATGGAAGTTCTGGATCAGACTGTGGTTGCTGCAAAGAAGCTGTTTGGG AAAACGATAGAAGCCAGGAAGGCCGAGTTGGACGTCAACCACGCAGAGAATGTGATCGACGAGTACCTCATTCAGATGAGCGACAAAACGGATATTGCCGAGTTCTTCAGCG AGGTCGACCTGATGAGGGTCATCTTTGACCTGTTCAGTGCCGGTTTCGACACGACCTCCAACATGCTCAGGTGGATGATACTCTTTGCAGCCAAGTACCCGGACATCCAGAAGAGAGTTCAGGAGCAAATTGACGAAGTGGTTCCTCGTGGGGAGTTTCCTACCAACCAACACAAGTCACA GTTGCCTTTGCTGGAAGCCTTCATCCACGAGGTCCTTCGAATGAGTTCCCTCATACCTTTCGGTGTCATTCACGCCACTAATGTGGATACCCACCTAGCAGGATACCTCGTTCCAAAG GGCGCGTACGTCTTCAGTATGGCAGGATTTTCCCATCAGGATCCACGGTACTGGGAGAGTCCCCTGGAGTTTAAGATCGAAAGGTTCTTGGACGAAGAGGGAAAGTTCATTTCCCACAAGGAAGGATTCGCTCCATTTTTGATAG GCAAAAGAAGTTGCTTGGGAGAATCTCTGGCCAGAATGGAGTTGAGCATCTTCTCAGCAGCGCTGTTCCAGAACTTCACTTTCTCGCCACTAGAGGGACAGGAGGTTGACCTCACTCCACAAAATATACCCATGGCTAATTTCGTGAAGGACCAAGACTTTCTCATATCCGTCAGGAATTGA
- the LOC136851456 gene encoding cytochrome P450 2L1-like, translating into MILEIVLFLSLVLVLRHWLTRPKGLPPGPLGYPIFGSGMALNMKQVMNYQKKYGDVFTLEIFGMKVLYICDYKLMKDALGRTEFSDRPNLEGFHFMTEGMEAGVIMSNGRRWVNARRFLLRNLRDLGMGKSRLDEAIIHEARCLVEDFQRYAGKPSKFPESINIAVLNVVWQMVASRRYDLYDEEVCDFIKIMKTLQEETMGFFIVETCPILKKILPKFVINKVFGMEVLDKTVVAAKKLFGKTIEARKAEMDVNHAENVIDEYLIQMNDKTDIAEFFSEVDLMRVIFDLFAAGFDTTSNMLRWMILYAAKYPDVQKRVQEQIDEVVPRGEFPTNQHKPQLPLLEAFIHEVLRMSSLIPFGVFHATGADTHLAGYLVPKGSFVFGVPGFSHQDPRYWESPQEFRIERFLDEEGKFISQKEGFAPFMIGKRSCLGESLARMELSIFSAALFQNFTFSPLEGREIDLTSQNVPLSNFAKEQDFLISVRN; encoded by the exons ATGATTCTCGAAATcgttctcttcctctccctcgtTCTCGTCCTTCGCCATTGGCTCACGAGACCTAAGGGATTGCCTCcag GTCCTCTTGGGTATCCGATTTTCGGCTCCGGCATGGCTCTTAATATGAAGCAAGTCATGAATTACCAGAAGAAATATGGAGACGTCTTCAC GCTGGAGATCTTTGGAATGAAAGTTCTCTACATCTGCGACTACAAACTGATGAAGGACGCCCTGGGAAGGACTGAGTTCTCGGACCGTCCGAATTTAGAAGGATTCCACTTCATGACCGAGGGGATGGAAGCAG GAGTGATCATGAGCAACGGTCGAAGGTGGGTCAATGCCCGACGATTCCTCCTACGGAACCTGAGAGATTTGGGCATGGGCAAATCGAGACTGGACGAAGCCATCATCCACGAGGCCCGCTGTCTGGTCGAGGACTTCCAGCGATACGCTGGAAAGCCTTCCAAGTTTCCAGAGTCTATTAACATCGCCGTTCTGAACGTCGTCTGGCAAATGGTTGCAA GTCGAAGGTACGACTTGTACGACGAGGAGGTCTGCGATTTCATCAAGATCATGAAAACACTCCAGGAAGAAACGATGGGGTTCTTCATCGTCGAGACTTGCCCGATCTTAAAGAAAATCCTCCCAAAATTTGTCATTAACAAAGTCTTCGGAATGGAAGTTCTGGACAAGACTGTGGTTGCTGCAAAGAAGCTGTTTGGG aaaACGATAGAAGCCAGGAAGGCCGAGATGGACGTCAACCACGCGGAGAATGTGATCGACGAATACCTCATCCAGATGAACGACAAAACGGACATCGCGGAATTCTTCAGCG AGGTCGACCTGATGAGGGTCATCTTTGACCTTTTCGCTGCCGGTTTCGACACGACCTCCAACATGCTCAGGTGGATGATACTGTATGCAGCCAAGTACCCGGATGTCCAGAAGAGAGTCCAGGAGCAAATTGACGAAGTGGTTCCCCGTGGGGAATTTCCTACCAACCAACACAAGCCACA GTTGCCTTTGCTGGAAGCCTTCATCCACGAGGTCCTTCGAATGAGTTCCCTCATACCTTTCGGTGTATTTCACGCCACTGGTGCGGATACTCACCTAGCAGGATACCTCGTGCCAAAG GGCTCGTTCGTCTTCGGCGTGCCAGGATTTTCCCATCAGGATCCACGGTACTGGGAGAGTCCCCAGGAGTTTAGGATCGAAAGGTTCCTGGACGAGGAGGGAAAGTTCATTTCCCAAAAGGAAGGATTCGCTCCGTTTATGATAG GCAAAAGAAGCTGTCTGGGAGAATCTCTGGCCAGGATGGAATTGAGCATCTTCTCGGCGGCTCTGTTCCAGAACTTCACTTTCTCGCCGCTAGAGGGACGGGAGATCGACCTCACCTCGCAAAATGTACCCCTGTCGAATTTTGCGAAGGAGCAGGACTTTCTCATATCCGTCAGGAATTGA